In Rhinoraja longicauda isolate Sanriku21f chromosome 6, sRhiLon1.1, whole genome shotgun sequence, the following proteins share a genomic window:
- the cenpx gene encoding centromere protein X, giving the protein MESAKFKKELISKILNFYFTDQKIKVSGDALIIMCEMIKLFVREAAARAARQAASEDSKAADIDHFEKVLPQLLLDF; this is encoded by the exons ATGGAGTCCGCCAAGTTCAAGAAG GAATTGATCAGCAAGATACTGAACTTCTATTTTACGGATCAGAAAATCAAAG TCAGTGGCGATGCTCTCATCATTATGTGTGAAATGATAAAGTTATTTGTGAGGG AGGCAGCAGCTCGAGCAGCCCGTCAGGCGGCGTCTGAAGACTCGAAAGCCGCAGACATTGACCACTTTGAGAAGGTTCTGCCGCAGTTG CTTCTGGATTTCTAG